The Streptomyces collinus DNA segment CGCGGGCCCCCGCCCCCAGGGCGGCTTCGAGGTCACCACGGCGCTGCCCCTGCAACCCTCCGTCCACCTCGCGGAAGGAACCAGCGCATGAGCATCAGGGTGCTGCTCGCCGACGATCAGGCGCTGCTGCGGGCCACGTTCCGCATCCTCATCGACTCCTGCCCGGACATGGAGGTGGTCGCCGAGGCCTCCGACGGCGCCGAGGCGGTCGAGCTGACCCGGGAGCTGCGCCCCGACATCGTCCTCATGGACATCCGCATGCCCGGCACCGACGGCCTCACCGCCACCTCCGAGCTGTGCGCCGACCCGGAGCTGTCCGCCACCCGCGTCCTGATCCTGACCACGTTCGAGACCGAGGACTACGTCGCCCAGGCCCTGCGCGCCGGCGCCAGCGGCTTCCTCGGCAAGGACGTCACCGCCGACACCCTTCTGACGGGTCTGCGCACGGTGGCCTCCGGCGAGGCCCTCCTCTCGCCCGTCGCCACCCGCTCCCTCATCACCCGCTTCCTCTTGGCGCCGGCCCCCGGCACCGGCCTCGCGCCCCCCGAGCGCCTCGCCGACCTCACGGTCCGGGAACGGGAGGTGATGGCGCTGGCCGCGGAGGGCCGGTCCAACATGGAGATCGCCGAGGACCTCACGCTCAGCCCGCTGACCGTCCGCACCCACATCCACCGGGCCATGACCAAGCTGCACGCCCGGGACCGCGCGCAGCTGGTCGTCATCG contains these protein-coding regions:
- a CDS encoding response regulator transcription factor — translated: MSIRVLLADDQALLRATFRILIDSCPDMEVVAEASDGAEAVELTRELRPDIVLMDIRMPGTDGLTATSELCADPELSATRVLILTTFETEDYVAQALRAGASGFLGKDVTADTLLTGLRTVASGEALLSPVATRSLITRFLLAPAPGTGLAPPERLADLTVREREVMALAAEGRSNMEIAEDLTLSPLTVRTHIHRAMTKLHARDRAQLVVIAYQTGLVRATPPA